A single Ochrobactrum sp. BTU1 DNA region contains:
- a CDS encoding amino acid ABC transporter permease, whose amino-acid sequence MTADNVLLILSGLPWTIALTLGSFTIGCILGVPLLAARSARFAPTRWIAAFIIQIVRALPPILWLFIIFFGIGMGIMPINPFVAAMIGLGLIASANMAEIYRGALASLHHGQWEAATALNFGSRYTLIDVVAPQAFRVALPSAASYLIGLMKETAVASTIGVADLAFRGNQVSQLTFKGIEVFALVGLFYIFLSLPVAWLSRSADSYLRAKVAR is encoded by the coding sequence ATGACAGCAGACAACGTTCTTCTCATCCTGAGTGGCCTGCCGTGGACCATTGCCCTGACGCTGGGTTCGTTCACAATAGGATGCATACTTGGCGTGCCGTTGTTGGCAGCACGCAGCGCGCGCTTCGCACCAACACGTTGGATTGCAGCTTTCATCATTCAAATCGTTCGCGCGCTTCCACCAATCCTGTGGCTGTTCATTATATTCTTTGGTATTGGTATGGGCATTATGCCGATCAATCCTTTTGTTGCGGCAATGATTGGTCTTGGGTTGATTGCATCCGCAAATATGGCGGAGATCTATCGTGGCGCTCTGGCCTCGTTGCATCACGGACAGTGGGAAGCGGCGACCGCTCTTAATTTTGGTTCCAGATATACGTTGATCGATGTGGTTGCCCCGCAAGCGTTTCGCGTCGCACTTCCTTCGGCTGCGAGCTATCTCATAGGGCTTATGAAGGAAACAGCCGTTGCTTCGACGATTGGCGTTGCCGATTTGGCTTTCCGCGGCAATCAAGTTTCACAGCTCACGTTCAAGGGAATTGAAGTATTTGCGCTGGTCGGGTTGTTTTATATCTTCCTGAGCCTTCCGGTTGCGTGGCTGTCACGCTCTGCGGATAGCTATCTGAGAGCAAAGGTGGCGCGGTAA
- a CDS encoding transporter substrate-binding domain-containing protein, producing MKNGIIHKGIIGFAILLGMSATALAQDCKPKHEFKTITPGTLTVAVTTYAPHSFMDESGMMKGLDGDIATEFAKRECLTVKPVAVDPAAAIQYVLSGQADITTGDWYRTAERAKVMNLSYPLYKDQMGLYSKDGIKTVEELVGKNVGTVQGYLWVTDAKKLLGAKLRLYPNSVNMHQDLASGRIDVGIDGYSTGAYAAKNGNLKDIKVEVALPDDRIRATKEAAQASLPYAKNATDFGAALDANIEEMHKDGTIAKILQSYGLEESAGDTGAPKLLE from the coding sequence ATGAAGAACGGGATCATTCACAAGGGCATTATCGGTTTTGCCATTCTATTAGGGATGTCCGCCACGGCCTTGGCACAGGATTGCAAGCCGAAGCACGAATTCAAGACCATCACACCGGGCACATTGACAGTCGCAGTTACAACTTATGCACCACATTCCTTTATGGATGAAAGCGGGATGATGAAAGGTCTCGACGGTGACATTGCCACAGAATTTGCCAAGCGAGAATGCCTGACTGTAAAACCCGTTGCAGTCGACCCGGCCGCAGCCATTCAATATGTCCTATCTGGCCAAGCCGATATCACCACCGGTGACTGGTATCGGACCGCCGAGCGCGCCAAGGTAATGAATCTTTCCTATCCTCTCTATAAGGATCAGATGGGGCTTTACTCCAAAGATGGTATAAAGACCGTCGAGGAACTTGTGGGGAAAAATGTTGGCACTGTACAAGGCTATCTATGGGTAACGGATGCCAAAAAGTTACTCGGCGCGAAGCTGCGCCTTTATCCGAATTCGGTGAACATGCATCAGGATCTCGCATCAGGTCGTATTGACGTTGGTATCGACGGCTATTCGACAGGTGCTTATGCAGCCAAGAATGGCAACCTTAAAGATATTAAGGTCGAAGTCGCGTTACCAGACGATCGTATTCGAGCTACCAAGGAAGCGGCCCAGGCAAGCTTACCATATGCGAAGAACGCTACGGATTTCGGCGCTGCGTTAGACGCAAATATCGAGGAAATGCACAAAGATGGCACAATTGCGAAAATTCTGCAGTCCTACGGCCTGGAGGAAAGTGCGGGAGATACCGGCGCACCAAAGCTCCTCGAATAG
- a CDS encoding LysR family transcriptional regulator: MHRLRSLIPSANYLFVFEAAARRLSFTAAADELNVSQPAVSKTIKLLEEATGLKLFRRDRSRLELTAEGQRLYRETQEAFDHLHMVISSMRKKHSRDIIRVSFSASFVQHWLLPRLKDFKEKHPDVALRIEESSRDNQDLLEEDIDISARLGKGKWPGILAWPLVTEEVWPVCSPSYLKEHGPIHQAADLLKHTLLHFEERHRSRLGWREWMERSGVQNARIEQDFVFTDALSSIEAAVLGQGVALGWKHLVRDNIVAGRLVCAANISHRSGDTVYLIMPAQRPPKRGAELFRDWLLEQGADAELEL; this comes from the coding sequence ATGCACAGACTTAGATCGCTCATTCCATCTGCCAACTATCTCTTCGTGTTTGAAGCAGCTGCTCGGCGTCTAAGTTTCACAGCTGCAGCTGATGAGTTGAATGTTAGTCAACCTGCGGTTAGCAAGACGATCAAACTGTTGGAGGAAGCGACAGGGTTGAAGCTCTTTAGGCGAGATCGTAGCCGTTTGGAGCTGACAGCTGAAGGACAACGGCTCTATCGTGAAACACAGGAAGCATTCGACCATTTGCATATGGTCATTTCATCCATGCGCAAGAAGCACTCACGCGACATCATTCGCGTTTCATTTTCGGCATCCTTTGTACAACACTGGTTGCTGCCGCGTTTGAAAGACTTCAAGGAAAAGCATCCCGATGTGGCTCTACGCATTGAAGAAAGCAGCCGCGACAATCAGGATTTGCTTGAGGAAGACATCGATATCTCGGCGCGTCTTGGTAAAGGCAAGTGGCCGGGTATTCTTGCATGGCCTCTCGTTACTGAAGAAGTCTGGCCGGTCTGCAGTCCTTCATATCTGAAAGAACACGGTCCAATTCACCAAGCGGCAGACTTGCTCAAACACACTTTATTGCACTTTGAAGAGCGCCATCGTTCGCGTCTGGGTTGGCGTGAATGGATGGAACGTTCTGGCGTGCAGAATGCGCGCATCGAGCAGGATTTTGTCTTTACCGATGCACTCAGCTCAATCGAAGCGGCAGTGCTTGGACAAGGTGTGGCACTCGGCTGGAAACATCTCGTGCGTGATAACATTGTGGCCGGCCGGTTGGTTTGTGCTGCCAATATATCCCACCGCTCTGGTGACACAGTTTATCTCATCATGCCTGCACAGCGGCCGCCAAAACGAGGTGCAGAATTGTTCCGCGACTGGTTACTGGAACAGGGCGCAGACGCGGAGCTCGAGCTTTAA
- the purU gene encoding formyltetrahydrofolate deformylase, translating into MNDMPAKVQPVASIEPALFVLTLDCDDKPGIVATITTELAAIGGNIVESNQFRDKLTNRFFMRIAFSAAFDMPREAIVHALKPAGERFGMKFNVADASRRPKIVLMVSKFDHAMLHLLYQIRVGWLNAEIVAVVSNHEDSRLTAESAGIPYYCWAVDKGNKAEQEARLIDLVRETQADLVVLARYMQVLSDQLSNRLFGKIINIHHSFLPSFKGAKPYHQAFERGVKLIGATAHYVTPDLDEGPIIEQETERVTHSMSAEDFVATGRDIESRVLARAVKMHIENRVMLNGHKTVVFAQ; encoded by the coding sequence ATGAACGATATGCCCGCCAAAGTGCAGCCTGTCGCCAGCATCGAACCTGCGCTCTTTGTTTTGACACTTGATTGTGACGACAAGCCTGGCATCGTTGCAACGATCACCACAGAACTTGCCGCAATCGGTGGCAACATTGTGGAAAGCAACCAGTTTCGCGACAAGCTCACCAACCGCTTCTTCATGCGCATCGCCTTCAGCGCTGCCTTTGATATGCCGCGTGAAGCGATAGTGCATGCTTTAAAACCCGCCGGTGAACGTTTCGGTATGAAGTTTAACGTCGCAGATGCAAGCCGCAGGCCGAAGATTGTACTGATGGTTTCGAAGTTCGATCATGCAATGCTACATCTGCTTTATCAAATCCGCGTAGGTTGGTTGAATGCCGAGATCGTCGCTGTGGTATCCAATCATGAAGACAGCCGGCTGACCGCTGAGAGTGCGGGAATTCCTTACTATTGCTGGGCCGTAGATAAAGGCAATAAAGCCGAGCAGGAAGCGCGTTTAATTGATCTGGTTCGCGAGACACAAGCCGATCTGGTTGTGCTTGCTCGTTATATGCAGGTGCTTTCTGATCAATTGTCAAATCGTCTGTTCGGGAAGATTATTAACATTCACCATTCTTTTTTGCCGTCGTTCAAAGGTGCAAAGCCATATCATCAGGCATTTGAGCGTGGTGTGAAACTGATCGGTGCGACCGCCCACTACGTGACACCTGACCTTGATGAAGGTCCAATCATTGAGCAGGAAACAGAGCGTGTTACCCATTCGATGAGTGCTGAAGATTTCGTTGCAACGGGTCGCGATATAGAAAGTCGTGTTCTCGCCCGCGCGGTAAAGATGCATATCGAAAACCGCGTTATGCTTAATGGGCACAAAACGGTCGTTTTTGCTCAATAG
- a CDS encoding aldo/keto reductase gives MSLDHYFLLGRSGLRVSRLALGTMTFGNGGIRGISGSWGTNEADARAIFDRYLELGGNFIDTADSYGAGLSEMLVGKFIEETTCRDQVVIATKYSNNIHAGNPNTGGNSRKNMMRAVDQSLRRLKTDYIDLYMVHTWDGMTPVEEVMRCFDDLIRAGKIRYCGLSDVPAWYAARAQTWAEAHALSPPISLQLPYSLVERNIEHEFVPLGQNLGLGITAWSPLAMGLLSGKYLGGGEGRLNRDNADGLGLFTERNMHVVSALAEVSEALGKSMAQVALNWVVTQQGIGAAIIGASKLSQLDDNLRSLDFMISEELRFKLDEASKLPPPYPYSLFTRDYQAGILNTGTSVGDKPQGYWPTKFIPKIGDYTFGKSSSNS, from the coding sequence ATGTCGCTTGATCATTATTTCCTGCTTGGCCGATCGGGTCTGCGTGTCAGTCGTCTTGCGCTTGGCACAATGACATTCGGCAATGGTGGAATTAGGGGGATCAGTGGCTCGTGGGGTACGAATGAGGCTGATGCGCGTGCGATCTTTGATCGCTATTTGGAGCTTGGGGGTAACTTCATTGATACAGCAGACTCTTATGGCGCAGGTCTGAGCGAAATGCTCGTTGGCAAGTTCATTGAGGAGACTACTTGTCGTGACCAAGTGGTGATCGCAACCAAATATTCGAATAATATTCACGCTGGTAATCCCAATACGGGAGGTAACAGCCGCAAGAATATGATGCGTGCAGTTGATCAATCGCTGAGGCGTTTGAAAACAGACTATATTGATCTCTACATGGTGCATACTTGGGATGGAATGACACCTGTTGAAGAGGTCATGCGGTGCTTTGATGACCTGATCCGTGCTGGAAAAATTCGCTATTGCGGGCTTTCAGATGTTCCGGCCTGGTATGCTGCTCGTGCCCAGACTTGGGCAGAAGCGCATGCATTGTCGCCACCGATTAGCCTGCAATTGCCGTATTCGCTGGTCGAACGTAACATAGAGCATGAATTCGTACCGTTAGGGCAGAATCTTGGATTAGGAATAACTGCATGGAGTCCGCTCGCCATGGGGCTTTTATCCGGAAAATATCTTGGTGGTGGGGAGGGGCGTCTCAATCGAGACAACGCGGATGGGCTCGGCCTTTTCACCGAGCGTAATATGCATGTCGTGTCGGCTCTTGCCGAAGTGTCTGAAGCCCTTGGTAAGTCTATGGCGCAAGTAGCGCTGAACTGGGTGGTCACACAGCAGGGTATTGGTGCTGCCATAATCGGTGCAAGCAAGCTGTCGCAGCTTGATGACAATCTCAGATCACTTGATTTTATGATCTCCGAGGAACTTCGCTTCAAACTGGATGAAGCGAGCAAGCTACCACCGCCCTATCCATATTCTCTGTTCACTCGGGATTATCAAGCGGGGATCCTAAACACAGGTACTTCGGTCGGGGATAAGCCACAGGGTTATTGGCCTACGAAATTCATTCCAAAGATCGGTGACTATACTTTCGGTAAGTCCTCCAGCAATTCCTAA
- a CDS encoding aspartate/glutamate racemase family protein, whose translation MTVYAVSRNSQSWYGEQVGILILDAAYPCVPGNVGNATTYKYPVRYQEVRGASIDRLLNQRDPALREAFVEAALELQGRGVKAITGACGFMAYFQKEVADAVDIPVFLSSLMQIPFMHAVARGTVGVITANAQRMTPRHFAASGIPETIPIVLAGMEEQTEFREAVLEEKGTLDSAAIEREVCEVAKKLVRDNPDVRSILLECSDLPPYAHAVQKITGRPVFDFISMINYVQQTVACRPYQGLM comes from the coding sequence ATGACTGTTTACGCGGTCAGCCGGAACAGCCAGTCGTGGTATGGGGAACAGGTCGGCATCCTTATTTTGGATGCCGCCTATCCCTGCGTGCCTGGTAATGTCGGCAATGCGACTACTTATAAATATCCGGTTCGCTATCAAGAAGTGCGTGGTGCTTCGATTGATAGGTTGCTGAACCAGCGTGATCCGGCACTGCGGGAAGCGTTCGTGGAGGCTGCGCTTGAACTGCAGGGTCGTGGTGTGAAAGCCATAACTGGTGCCTGCGGGTTCATGGCCTACTTTCAGAAAGAGGTTGCGGACGCTGTGGATATCCCGGTGTTTTTGTCTAGTCTGATGCAGATACCATTCATGCATGCAGTGGCACGTGGAACGGTAGGAGTAATTACCGCAAATGCGCAGCGAATGACACCGCGCCATTTTGCTGCGAGCGGCATTCCGGAGACCATCCCGATTGTGTTGGCAGGGATGGAGGAACAAACGGAGTTTCGTGAGGCGGTGCTTGAAGAAAAAGGAACGCTCGATTCCGCAGCCATTGAACGCGAAGTGTGCGAAGTGGCCAAAAAACTGGTTCGCGATAACCCTGACGTTCGCTCTATTCTGCTCGAATGTAGCGATCTCCCGCCTTACGCCCATGCAGTTCAAAAAATCACGGGAAGGCCAGTTTTCGACTTCATCTCAATGATCAATTATGTCCAGCAGACCGTAGCTTGCCGCCCCTATCAGGGCCTCATGTAA
- a CDS encoding amino acid ABC transporter permease — MFPTLDEFYEWMPALLGGLKISLQVSALSLAIGIPLGLGLALGVGARSRAARYVSLFLVEIGRGAPALVLLQFMYFGLPSTGLTMTSFSAAVIALAWNTGAYTSEIIRASLQSIHQGQREAAEAMGFSMIDELRFVLLPQALRVALPALLGFAILIFQSTSLCFTIALPELVSNAYEIGANTFRYMPALMLAGLLYATICVPAAWIVSYVERRSSAYAAR; from the coding sequence ATGTTTCCCACCCTTGACGAATTTTACGAATGGATGCCAGCCCTTTTAGGCGGACTTAAGATCAGCCTGCAGGTTTCAGCTTTAAGCCTCGCAATCGGCATTCCGCTTGGCCTGGGCCTGGCGCTAGGTGTCGGTGCGAGGTCACGCGCGGCTCGATATGTCAGCTTGTTTCTCGTCGAAATCGGGCGAGGGGCACCGGCGCTCGTGCTGTTGCAATTCATGTATTTTGGCTTGCCATCCACGGGATTGACGATGACATCTTTCTCTGCGGCCGTAATTGCCCTTGCCTGGAATACCGGCGCTTACACGAGTGAAATCATTCGCGCCAGCCTGCAATCGATCCACCAAGGTCAACGAGAGGCTGCTGAGGCAATGGGTTTCAGTATGATTGATGAGCTGCGATTTGTGTTGTTGCCTCAGGCATTGAGGGTCGCGCTGCCAGCGCTGCTCGGCTTTGCCATTCTGATTTTTCAGAGCACGTCGCTTTGTTTTACAATTGCGTTGCCAGAACTGGTGAGCAATGCCTACGAGATCGGCGCCAACACCTTCCGCTATATGCCCGCGTTGATGTTAGCGGGTCTGCTCTATGCAACCATCTGCGTACCGGCTGCATGGATCGTTTCATACGTTGAAAGGCGGTCATCCGCCTATGCCGCGCGATAA